The proteins below come from a single Nyctibius grandis isolate bNycGra1 unplaced genomic scaffold, bNycGra1.pri scaffold_59_arrow_ctg1, whole genome shotgun sequence genomic window:
- the LOC137677437 gene encoding IgGFc-binding protein-like codes for MDGSPGWRRNVPLRVWTVVLWGVVDLLGGAAPAPHHLGEDFVVAFMQNGLQQTLNSDFKLLITGYSPFTSVTISMKKPGLRMTVQVTTGQTVLVKIPPHAEMVGSKTFDNAMVLRANNAISLVMVNEKPTSVDSAVVYPVHRWGTEYHVVTPNVGTDRYGEFVVAAWDEPTTVDVHLKAAVTYQAPKPI; via the exons ATGGATGGTAGCCCAGGTTGGAGGAGAAACGTGCCGCTGCGGGTCTGGACTGTCGTGTTGTGGG GTGTTGTTGACTTGCTCGGTGGCGCCGCACCGGCTCCGCATCACCTGGGCGAGGACTTCGTGGTGGCCTTCATGCAGAACGGTTTGCAGCAGACCCTCAACAGCGACTTCAAGCTGCTCATCACAGGTTATTCACCCTTCACGTCCGTGACCATCTCCATGAAGAAGCCAGGCTTGAGGATGACAGTGCAGGTGACCACAGGCCAAACCGTCCTGGTGAAGATCCCGCCCCACGCGGAGATGGTGGGGAGCAAAACCTTCGACAACGCCATGGTGTTGAGGGCCAACAACGCCATCTCCTTGGTGATGGTCAACGAGAAACCCACCTCGGTTGACTCAGCTGTGGTGTACCCAGTGCACAGGTGGGGCACGGAGTACCACGTCGTGACACCCAACGTGGGTACTGACCGCTACGGCGAGTTCGTGGTGGCCGCCTGGGATGAGCCCACCACGGTTGACGTGCACCTCAAAGCTGCGGTGACCTACCAAG CTCCAAAGCCCATCTGA
- the LOC137677425 gene encoding sushi, nidogen and EGF-like domain-containing protein 1, protein MKFSIAFLLLMMGAVVGVQPPREKASLLYPYGLAQGDQKNPKLDDGTSKKVSLAVPFTFYSKEYRSLYVNNNGVVSFDAQVNQYTPDPFPLADGRPFVAPYWADVDNVLGGDVFYRETTDPTLLARITENINQYLPKIPFTATWAFVATWDHVAYYGSTTNKGNTFQATLTTDTKKSFIILNYWDIQWTTGAASDGDAETGLGGTPAHAGFNSGDDTNFYNIPGSQTDAIINITQTSNVNVPGRWVFQADDFKVPGVPPEVPKVPESNNCWL, encoded by the exons CGTCCCTGCTCTACCCCTACGGGCTGGCCCAAGGTGACCAGAAGAACCCCAAGCTTGATGATGGGACATCAAAGAAGGTCTCCCTCGCCGTGCCCTTCACCTTCTACAGCAAAGAATACCGAAGCCTTTAC GTCAACAACAATGGCGTCGTCTCCTTCGACGCCCAGGTCAACCAGTACACCCCCGACCCCTTCCCCCTGGCTGACGGACGCCCCTTCGTGGCCCCGTACTGGGCGGACGTGGACAACGTGCTGGGAGGAGATGTCTTCTACCGAGAGACCACCGACCCGACTCTGCTGGCACGCATCACCGAGAACATCAACCAATACCTACCCAAGATCCCCTTCACCGCCACGTGGGCTTTTGTGGCCACCTGGGACCACGTGGCCTACTACGGCTCTACCACCAACAAG GGCAACACCTTCCAAGCCACCTTGACCACCGACACCAAGAAGTCCTTCATCATCCTCAACTACTGGGACATCCAGTGGACCACGGGGGCAGCAAGCGACGGTGACGCCGAAACAGGTCTTGGAGGGACCCCAGCCCAC GCTGGTTTCAACAGCGGCGACGACACCAACTTCTACAACATCCCCGGCTCCCAAACCGACGCCATCATCAACATCACCCAGACCTCCAACGTCAACGTTCCGGGGCGTTGGGTCTTCCAAGCAGATGACTTCAAGGTCCCCGGGGTCCCCCCGGAGGTCCCCAAGGTCCCCGAGAGCAACAACTGCTGGTTGTAG